A genomic window from Lotus japonicus ecotype B-129 chromosome 1, LjGifu_v1.2 includes:
- the LOC130733286 gene encoding leucine-rich repeat receptor-like serine/threonine-protein kinase BAM3: protein MGTSSFIFVLFNILLLCLTCVSSLPMSLRSQAETLVSLKQGFDTNNITSLETWDMSNYMSLCITWHGIQCGQKNNMSVVSLDISNLNLSGTLSPAAITGLRSLRFLNISNNMFSGNMMSWEFFKLKELEVLDAYNNEFNCSLPLGLCVVKKLKHLNLGGNYFHGEIPPSYGNMVQLNYLSLAGNDLRGFIPSELGNLTNLTHLSLGYYNQFDGGIPPHFGNLINLAHLDIANCGMKGPIPGELGKLYKLDTLFLQTNQLSGSIPPQLGNLSSLKSLDVSNNDLTGDIPNEFSHLHELTLLNLFMNKLHGEIPSFIAEMPNLEVLKLWHNNFTGAIPSKLGLNGKLTELDLSTNKLTGLVPKCLCIGKRLRILILLNNFLFGSLPAELGQCYTLQRVRLGHNFLTGSIPKGLLYLPELSLLELQNNYLSGWLPQEETTSTAKSKLGMLNLSNNNLSGSLTTSIGNLPTLQIMLLHGNKFTGEIPPDIGRLKNILKMDMSFNNFSGNIPLEIGNCFLLTYLDLSQNQLSGPIPVQLSQIHILNYLNISWNHLNQSLPKELGAIKGLTSADFSHNNFSGSVPEVGQFSVFNSTSFVGNPQLCGYDLNPCNDSSSAMWDSQNKGNSKPGVLGKYKLVFALALLGCSLVFATLAIIKSRKGRTSHSNNSWKLTVFQKVEYGSEDILGCVKESNIIGRGGAGVVYGGTMPNGERIAVKKLLGINKGCSHDNGLSAEIKTLGGIRHRYIVRLLAFCSNRETNLLVYEYMANGSLGEALHGKRGEFLKWDTRMKIAIEAAKGLCYLHHDCSPLIIHRDVKSNNILLNSEFEAHVADFGLAKFLHDTGTSQCMSSIAGSYGYIAPEYAYTLKVDEKSDVYSFGVVLLELLTGRRPVGDFGEEGLNIVQWSKVQTDWNQERVVKILDGRLCHIPLEEAKQVFFVAMLCVQEQSVERPNMREVVEMLAQAKQPNTFQMQ, encoded by the exons ATGGGAACTTCTAGTTTCATCTTTGTACTATTTAACATCCTCCTTTTGTGCCTCACTTGTGTTTCTTCACTTCCTATGTCTCTGAGAAGCCAAGCTGAAACATTGGTGTCTCTCAAACAAGGTTTTGACACTAATAACATCACTTCATTGGAAACCTGGGACATGTCAAACTACATGTCCCTTTGCATCACTTGGCATGGCATTCAGTGTGGACAAAAGAACAACATGTCAGTGGTGTCACTAGACATTTCCAACTTGAACCTTTCTGGGACACTCTCACCAGCAGCCATCACAGGCCTCAGGAGCCTGAGATTCCTCAACATATCCAACAACATGTTCAGTGGAAACATGATGAGTTGGGAATTCTTCAAATTGAAAGAGCTTGAAGTTTTGGATGCTTACAACAATGAGTTCAATTGCTCCCTCCCTCTTGGTCTCTGTGTGGTCAAAAAGCTCAAGCACTTGAACCTTGGTGGGAACTACTTCCATGGTGAAATCCCTCCTAGCTATGGAAACATGGTGCAGCTTAACTACTTGTCGCTTGCAG GGAATGATTTGAGAGGTTTTATACCCTCTGAGCTTGGAAATCTCACTAACCTGACACACCTTTCCTTGGGATATTACAATCAATTTGATGGTGGAATCCCACCTCATTTTGGAAATTTGATCAATTTAGCTCATCTTGACATTGCAAACTGTGGCATGAAAGGTCCAATTCCAGGTGAATTAGGCAAACTCTACAAGCTAGACACACTCTTCTTGCAAACTAATCAGCTGAGTGGCTCCATTCCTCCACAACTAGGTAATCTCAGCAGCTTGAAATCTCTTGATGTGTCAAACAATGACTTAACAGGAGACATCCCAAATGAGTTCTCACACCTTCATGAACTCACCCTCTTGAACCTGTTCATGAACAAGTTGCATGGAGAAATTCCAAGTTTCATTGCTGAGATGCCTAACTTGGAAGTGTTGAAGCTTTGGCACAACAACTTCACAGGAGCCATTCCTTCAAAGCTTGGCCTGAATGGTAAGCTAACTGAGCTTGACCTCTCAACAAACAAGCTTACTGGATTAGTCCCCAAATGTCTTTGCATTGGAAAGAGGCTCAGGATTTTGATCTTGCTCAACAATTTTCTGTTTGGATCTTTGCCTGCTGAACTTGGTCAATGCTACACACTCCAAAGAGTTAGGCTGGGACATAACTTTTTGACAGGATCAATACCAAAAGGGCTTCTTTATTTGCCTGAGCTTTCCCTTCTGGAGCTGCAGAACAATTACCTCAGTGGTTGGCTTCCACAAGAAGAAACGACAAGCACTGCAAAATCCAAacttggaatgttgaatttATCAAACAATAACTTATCAGGCTCTCTAACAACTTCCATTGGAAACTTACCCACCTTGCAGATTATGCTTCTTCATGGTAACAAATTCACTGGAGAAATCCCTCCAGATATAGGGAGGTTGAAGAATATTCTCAAGATGGATATGAGTTTTAACAATTTTTCAGGAAACATTCCTCTTGAGATAGGTAATTGTTTCTTGCTCACCTATTTAGATTTGAGCCAGAACCAACTTTCAGGTCCTATCCCAGTTCAGCTTTCTCAAATTCACATACTAAACTATCTTAATATCTCATGGAACCACCTCAACCAAAGTCTCCCCAAGGAACTTGGAGCAATTAAGGGCTTAACTTCAGCAGATTTCTCTCATAACAATTTCTCAGGTTCAGTTCCTGAGGTGGGGCAGTTCTCAGTCTTTAACTCCACATCCTTTGTGGGAAATCCTCAGCTTTGTGGATATGACTTGAATCCATGCAATGATTCGTCATCCGCAATGTGGGACTCTCAGAACAAAGGAAATTCAAAACCTGGTGTTCTTGGGAAGTATAAGCTTGTTTTTGCATTGGCACTGTTAGGTTGTTCATTGGTGTTTGCAACCTTAGCCATAATCAAGAGCAGAAAAGGAAGGACTAGTCATTCCAATAATTCATGGAAGCTCACAGTGTTTCAGAAGGTGGAATATGGAAGTGAAGACATCTTAGGATGTGTGAAAGAGAGCAACATAATTGGAAGAGGAGGAGCTGGGGTTGTGTATGGAGGAACCATGCCAAATGGAGAGAGAATAGCAGTGAAGAAGCTTTTGGGAATTAACAAAGGTTGCTCTCATGATAATGGCCTCTCTGCAGAGATAAAGACATTGGGTGGAATCAGGCACAGGTACATTGTTAGGTTGCTAGCATTTTGCTCCAATAGAGAGACCAATTTGCTTGTTTATGAGTATATGGCAAATGGAAGCTTGGGTGAAGCATTGCATGGGAAAAGGGGTGAGTTTCTCAAGTGGGATACTAGGATGAAAATAGCAATAGAAGCTGCTAAAGGATTGTGTTACTTGCACCATGATTGTTCCCCTTTGATAATCCATAGGGATGTCAAGTCAAACAATATATTGTTGAACTCTGAATTTGAGGCTCATGTTGCTGATTTTGGGCTTGCCAAGTTCTTGCATGATACAGGGACATCACAGTGCATGTCTTCCATTGCTGGTTCTTATGGATATATAGCTCCAG AATATGCATACACATTAAAAGTTGATGAGAAGAGTGATGTTTATAGCTTTGGAGTGGTGCTGCTGGAACTATTAACTGGGAGAAGGCCAGTTGGGGATTTTGGTGAAGAAGGACTAAATATTGTTCAATGGAGCAAGGTGCAGACAGATTGGAATCAAGAGAGGGTGGTGAAGATCCTTGATGGGAGGCTATGTCACATTCCATTAGAGGAAGCAAAGCAGGTATTCTTTGTGGCCATGTTATGTGTTCAGGAACAAAGCGTGGAGCGACCAAACATGAGGGAAGTGGTTGAAATGCTGGCGCAAGCAAAACAACCAAACACATTTCAAATGCAGTGA